The following nucleotide sequence is from Neokomagataea tanensis.
ACGAGGTATAGCAGCCCTCGCAGCCCTAGGTGTTGCCACATGGGGTGGGACCGTTACGTATCTTGAACATTTTGATCATGCTGGTGCTCCTAAAATACCGGCCAATAGTCCGTCACTGCACGACCCAGTATCCATGGCAGCTTTTGCGGCTTTTCAAGAAGTGCGCTGTGACTATTGCCACACTAAAGATGCTGATCTGCCGTTCTATTTTAAACTGCCTCTCGCCAACCAGATCATGAGCCATGACCTCACGGAAGGGCGGATGCATTTTAATTTCGCTCCCGTTATTGAAGCCTTCCAGCAAGGCACACCGCCGACTGTTGAGCAGCTATCACGTATTGAGGAAGTCATTTCTCAAAACCGTATGCCACCTGCCATGTATCTTACAATGCATCCACATGCTTATTTGAATGAAAAGCAGCGGGGCGAAATACTGGCATGGGTACGTGAACAGCGCGCGCGTTTTTATGCGAGTGCTGACGTTGCGCCAGCGTTTAAGGGTGAAGTTGTCCAGCCAATCCCGCAAGTTGTAGCGGTTGACTGGAAGAAGGCGGCGCTTGGGCGGACGTTATATTTCGATAAGCATTTGTCGGGCGATGGAACGCTGAATTGTGCGAGTTGCCACGGTTTGGACAAGGGGGGCGTTGATAACCTTGTCACATCTACCGGAATCAACGGTCAAAGCGGGCCGATAAATGCGCCGTCAGTCTACAACTCGACCTTTAATATGGCACAGTTCTGGGATGGGCGCGCGAAGGATCTAGCGGCTCAAGCCGCAGGTCCAGTGACGAACCCTAAAGAAATGGGCGCACATAACTGGGATGAAGCTGCCGCTCGTGTACGTGATGAACCCGGAATGCCTGAATTGTTTGAGGCTATTTATGGGCCGAACAGCGTAAACAAAGACACCGTAACAGATGCGATCGCTGAATATGAGAAAACGCTCATCACGCCGGATAGCCGTTTTGACCAGTATTTAAAGGGCGATACGAAAGCCATTTCAGCGCAGGAAAAGCGCGGCTATGAACGCTTTAAAGAAATTGGTTGCTCTGGTTGCCATAGTGGCGTGGCCATGGGCGGGGATGCTTATGAGGTTATGGGGCTTGAAGGGCCGTATTTCACGGACCGCAAAACGGACCTCACCGATGCTGATAATGGGCGTATTGGTGTCACGAGAAACCCGAATGACGCTCATCGCTTTAAGGTCCCGAACTTACGTAACGTGGCTCTGACCGGCCCGTGGTTCCATGACGGTTCAGCCAAGACGCTTGAAGATGCTGTACGTATGATGGCCAAATATCAGACGCCATATGGCAATATCTCTGATCAGGACGTCAATGATATTACGGCGTTCCTCAAAACTCTGACGGGTAAGTACCAAGGCGTACCTGTAGACCGCATTGAGGCACAGCCGGAATTAAAGCCTGCTGGTCAAGCTGAGCATTAAAACCTAGTATTTTCGAACAATGCTGAAAGCGGCTTCGGGAGATGTTCCCGGAGCCCTTTTTGTATTCCAAACATTATTTGCTTTATGTTTGGCCGCTCGCAAAGTAGTCGTGCTTGGGGCGTTAC
It contains:
- a CDS encoding cytochrome-c peroxidase; this translates as MRQSTIVRGIAALAALGVATWGGTVTYLEHFDHAGAPKIPANSPSLHDPVSMAAFAAFQEVRCDYCHTKDADLPFYFKLPLANQIMSHDLTEGRMHFNFAPVIEAFQQGTPPTVEQLSRIEEVISQNRMPPAMYLTMHPHAYLNEKQRGEILAWVREQRARFYASADVAPAFKGEVVQPIPQVVAVDWKKAALGRTLYFDKHLSGDGTLNCASCHGLDKGGVDNLVTSTGINGQSGPINAPSVYNSTFNMAQFWDGRAKDLAAQAAGPVTNPKEMGAHNWDEAAARVRDEPGMPELFEAIYGPNSVNKDTVTDAIAEYEKTLITPDSRFDQYLKGDTKAISAQEKRGYERFKEIGCSGCHSGVAMGGDAYEVMGLEGPYFTDRKTDLTDADNGRIGVTRNPNDAHRFKVPNLRNVALTGPWFHDGSAKTLEDAVRMMAKYQTPYGNISDQDVNDITAFLKTLTGKYQGVPVDRIEAQPELKPAGQAEH